From a region of the Neobacillus niacini genome:
- a CDS encoding ABC transporter ATP-binding protein, with product MEEKHKKQLILERFHYSNEQVIDKAFNWKQIWRLFQYVMPYAKTYLPLSFLAVILSTAIRLIIPILIGVYTLDRAIIEKDTGLLLNLVFIISGLYLLSYLVIFLRIRWMNKLGQNVIYDLRKHLFTHVQSLSHRFFDQRSAGSILVRIMNDINSLQELFTSGVINLLTDFLLLFATIFILFSLNAKLTIAIMVILPIMFFISTSLRKKIRLSWQMVRLKQSKINSHLNESIQGIRVTQIFTQEDENIEFFKGLNQENFDTWKQAVKKNAMFGPFVEMTNAVGTAILIWYGAFLVSNGESTIGEFVSFAFYLGMFWEPISRLGQLYNQLLIGMASSERIFEFLDERPLVAEAQNARVLPSLNGTIEFEDVKFSYDEKRTALNGISFSIKAGETAALVGHTGSGKTTIANLVSRFYDANGGVVKIDGHPIQDISIASLRSQISIVLQDTFIFSGTIMENIRFGNPGTSDEEVVAAAKAVGADAFITQLPNGYQTEVEERGNVLSVGQRQLLSFSRALLADPKILILDEATASIDTETEVKIQLALKTLLKGRTAIMIAHRLSTIREADKIIVMDHGTILEQGNHEMLMGKQGVYYELVKAQYKMLGVG from the coding sequence ATGGAGGAAAAACATAAGAAACAATTGATATTAGAGCGGTTCCACTACTCAAATGAGCAAGTGATAGATAAAGCGTTTAACTGGAAGCAAATATGGCGATTATTCCAGTATGTAATGCCATATGCAAAAACGTATCTGCCGCTTTCGTTTCTGGCAGTAATCCTTTCAACAGCGATCCGGTTAATCATTCCAATTTTGATTGGTGTCTATACACTTGACCGGGCGATTATTGAAAAAGATACCGGACTGCTATTGAATTTGGTTTTTATCATTTCAGGATTATATTTACTGTCTTATTTAGTAATTTTCTTGAGAATTCGCTGGATGAATAAGCTTGGTCAAAATGTCATTTATGATTTACGCAAGCATTTATTTACCCATGTTCAGTCGTTATCCCATCGATTCTTTGACCAACGTTCGGCCGGGTCGATTCTAGTACGGATTATGAACGACATTAACTCGCTGCAGGAGCTATTTACAAGCGGTGTTATTAATCTATTAACCGATTTTCTCCTGTTGTTTGCGACGATTTTTATCTTATTCTCATTAAATGCAAAACTCACGATTGCGATCATGGTCATTTTGCCCATTATGTTTTTTATCTCGACTAGCTTACGAAAAAAGATTAGGTTATCGTGGCAGATGGTCCGGCTGAAACAGTCCAAAATCAACTCTCATTTAAATGAAAGTATTCAAGGAATTCGAGTGACGCAGATATTTACTCAAGAAGATGAAAACATTGAGTTTTTTAAGGGACTCAACCAGGAAAACTTTGATACGTGGAAGCAAGCGGTTAAGAAGAATGCAATGTTTGGTCCGTTTGTGGAAATGACAAATGCAGTCGGGACGGCGATTCTGATTTGGTATGGTGCTTTTCTTGTGTCAAACGGTGAAAGCACCATCGGGGAATTTGTTTCTTTTGCCTTTTATTTAGGGATGTTCTGGGAGCCGATTTCACGGTTGGGGCAATTATATAATCAGCTCCTGATTGGAATGGCGTCTTCCGAACGTATTTTTGAGTTTTTAGATGAACGGCCGCTTGTGGCAGAAGCTCAAAACGCACGGGTGCTTCCCTCGTTGAATGGCACGATTGAATTTGAAGACGTAAAGTTTTCCTATGATGAAAAAAGAACTGCGTTAAATGGTATTTCTTTTTCGATTAAGGCAGGTGAGACTGCTGCACTTGTCGGGCACACGGGATCAGGGAAGACTACCATTGCGAATTTAGTCAGCCGATTTTATGACGCCAACGGAGGAGTGGTTAAAATCGACGGCCACCCCATTCAAGATATTTCCATTGCTAGTTTGCGTTCACAAATTAGTATCGTGCTCCAAGATACGTTTATTTTTTCAGGTACAATCATGGAAAACATCCGCTTTGGTAACCCAGGTACAAGCGACGAGGAAGTAGTAGCAGCCGCGAAAGCCGTTGGGGCGGATGCCTTCATTACGCAGCTTCCCAATGGGTATCAAACCGAAGTGGAAGAGCGCGGAAATGTTTTGTCTGTAGGGCAGCGTCAACTGCTTTCTTTCTCAAGGGCGCTCCTCGCTGATCCCAAAATTCTTATTCTCGATGAGGCTACGGCAAGTATTGATACGGAGACTGAAGTTAAGATTCAGCTTGCATTAAAAACGTTATTAAAAGGAAGAACGGCCATAATGATTGCCCACAGGCTCTCCACCATTCGAGAGGCAGACAAGATTATAGTTATGGATCATGGTACTATCCTTGAGCAAGGAAACCACGAGATGTTAATGGGCAAACAAGGAGTTTATTACGAATTGGTAAAAGCACAATACAAAATGCTTGGTGTTGGTTGA
- a CDS encoding glycoside hydrolase family 35 protein — MSALTYNQNSFLLDGKEIRLLSGAMHYFRTVPEYWEDRLIKLKECGFNTVETYVAWNLHEPEEGQFVFEGIADIETFIKTAEKVGLHVIVRPGPYICAEWEFGGFPYWLLTVPNIQLRCYNQPYLDKVDAFFDVLFERLQPLLRGSGGPIIAIQVENEYGSYGNDQKYLQYMRDSIQKRIGQELLFTSDGPAPSMLNGGMIEGVFETVNFGSRAESAFEQLKQFQPNAPLMCMEFWHGWFDHWGEEHHTRSSESVIETLDSILEQNGSVNFYMAHGGTNFGFYNGANHNEEVYQPTITSYDYDGLLTESGDVIEKFFAVRKTFEKYVELPEMKLPPVTPKKQYGEVILGERVALLDSLNQLSSPLESRTPLTMEEYGQGYGFIVYETVIKGAYGKQTITVQDIHDRGQIYLNGEYAGLVERIGGRRSIEVDITEAETKLQIVVENMGRVNYGPFLNDFKGITQGVRAGNQFLFDWTVYPLPLKDLSSLTFTSDEAKENHPYLHRGTLNIDEAADTFIDMSGWTKGIVFVNGHNLGRYWEIGPQQTLYVPATFLHRGENEIVVLELHDHKGTVTFVDQPILG, encoded by the coding sequence ATGTCAGCATTAACCTATAATCAAAACTCCTTCTTATTGGATGGCAAAGAAATTCGCCTATTAAGCGGGGCGATGCATTATTTCCGTACAGTGCCTGAATATTGGGAGGATCGTTTAATAAAGTTAAAAGAATGTGGCTTTAATACGGTGGAAACCTATGTAGCATGGAATTTACATGAACCTGAGGAAGGACAATTTGTTTTTGAGGGTATTGCTGATATTGAAACTTTCATCAAAACGGCAGAAAAAGTTGGTCTTCATGTCATTGTCAGACCAGGTCCATATATTTGTGCCGAGTGGGAGTTTGGCGGTTTCCCTTATTGGTTATTGACGGTGCCGAATATTCAATTACGCTGTTATAATCAACCGTATTTAGATAAAGTAGATGCGTTTTTCGATGTGTTATTTGAACGATTGCAGCCATTGCTGCGTGGAAGCGGCGGGCCGATTATTGCCATCCAGGTTGAGAACGAGTACGGCAGTTATGGGAATGACCAAAAGTATTTGCAATATATGCGGGACAGTATCCAAAAACGGATTGGTCAGGAGCTGCTTTTTACTTCTGATGGTCCGGCACCAAGTATGCTGAATGGCGGGATGATTGAAGGTGTGTTTGAAACCGTCAATTTTGGTTCACGAGCAGAAAGCGCATTTGAGCAATTAAAGCAGTTTCAGCCAAACGCACCGCTGATGTGTATGGAGTTTTGGCATGGATGGTTCGATCATTGGGGTGAGGAGCATCATACGCGTTCCTCTGAAAGTGTCATCGAGACATTGGATAGTATTCTAGAGCAAAATGGTTCTGTCAATTTTTATATGGCCCACGGGGGGACGAATTTTGGTTTCTATAATGGAGCCAATCATAATGAGGAAGTCTATCAGCCGACGATTACAAGCTATGACTATGATGGCTTGTTGACAGAATCCGGGGATGTAATAGAAAAATTCTTTGCGGTGCGAAAGACGTTTGAAAAATACGTTGAGCTGCCAGAAATGAAATTACCTCCTGTGACACCAAAAAAACAGTATGGTGAGGTCATTTTGGGGGAGCGCGTTGCTTTGCTAGATTCATTAAATCAACTCTCAAGTCCACTAGAGAGCCGAACTCCTTTAACGATGGAGGAGTATGGGCAAGGTTATGGATTCATTGTCTATGAAACGGTGATTAAAGGAGCTTACGGGAAGCAGACAATCACGGTTCAGGACATCCATGACCGCGGGCAAATTTATTTGAACGGTGAATATGCTGGCTTAGTCGAGCGAATTGGCGGCCGCAGAAGTATTGAGGTTGATATCACTGAGGCAGAAACAAAACTGCAGATTGTAGTTGAAAATATGGGACGAGTTAATTATGGTCCGTTCCTTAATGATTTTAAAGGGATTACCCAAGGTGTAAGAGCAGGCAATCAATTTTTATTTGATTGGACTGTATATCCATTACCGTTAAAGGATTTGAGTTCCTTAACGTTCACCAGTGATGAAGCAAAAGAAAATCATCCTTATCTTCACCGGGGGACCCTGAATATTGATGAAGCGGCCGATACGTTTATCGATATGTCCGGGTGGACGAAAGGGATCGTATTTGTGAATGGGCATAACCTTGGCCGATATTGGGAAATCGGACCACAGCAAACTCTTTATGTCCCAGCTACATTTTTGCATAGAGGAGAAAATGAAATTGTCGTATTGGAATTACATGACCATAAAGGAACTGTGACGTTTGTGGACCAACCCATTCTAGGATAA
- a CDS encoding DUF4091 domain-containing protein has translation MEQGFSTKSLSSLTKVFADQELKDEAINKGSALLNESYSFQIAYKSRTLLKDIRVQVNSAFNEKITIRSVGLVPSELPCYHDHDDLILKSTPGLYPDPLYPIHDIDGLIAFPKQWRAIWITVDPQGDVNPGRHPIEVIFEKKNGECLGKETFELEVIAAELPQQKLIHTEWFHTDCLATLYNVEVFSGEHWRRIEQFVQTAAKHGMNMILTPIFTPPLDTEVGGERPTVQLVDVEKSGEAYSFQFEKLKRWVDLCKKQGIKYFEFSHLFTQWGANHAPKIVGYENGELKQLFGWETDAMSPEYRGFLQQFIPSLIEFINQNSLEDQCFFHVSDEPHLTQVESYKNASLILQELLKDFPVIDALSDYTFYEKGIVQNPIPSNDHINAFIENGVENLWTYYCCAQYKKVANRFFSMPSFRNRVLGIQLYKYKIAGFLHWGYNFWYAQYSKKAIDPFKNTDANYAFPSGDAFLVYPGEDGPIESIRLEVMNEALQDLRALQLLESVVGREQVLALLQDGLDYEITFDQYPQELEWYLQKREQINEKIKREGVVCQH, from the coding sequence GTGGAACAGGGATTTTCAACAAAAAGTTTAAGTTCTTTAACAAAGGTTTTTGCTGATCAAGAACTGAAGGACGAGGCAATTAACAAAGGTTCAGCGCTTTTAAATGAATCGTACTCTTTCCAGATTGCCTATAAATCTAGAACACTATTAAAAGACATTAGAGTGCAAGTAAATTCTGCTTTTAATGAGAAGATTACAATCCGTTCTGTGGGGCTTGTTCCATCTGAGTTGCCATGTTACCACGATCATGATGATCTCATTCTTAAATCCACACCAGGATTATATCCGGATCCCCTTTATCCGATTCATGATATAGATGGTTTAATAGCCTTTCCAAAACAGTGGCGTGCTATTTGGATTACTGTTGATCCTCAAGGAGATGTGAATCCAGGCAGACATCCAATTGAAGTAATTTTTGAAAAGAAAAACGGGGAATGCCTTGGTAAGGAGACTTTTGAATTAGAGGTTATTGCCGCCGAACTGCCTCAACAAAAATTAATCCATACTGAATGGTTCCATACGGATTGCCTGGCTACTCTTTATAATGTAGAGGTTTTTAGTGGAGAGCATTGGAGAAGAATTGAGCAATTTGTTCAAACTGCGGCAAAGCATGGTATGAATATGATTCTCACACCAATCTTTACACCTCCTTTAGATACGGAAGTCGGGGGAGAGCGGCCGACTGTGCAGCTTGTTGATGTAGAAAAGTCAGGTGAAGCGTACTCTTTCCAATTTGAAAAGCTAAAAAGATGGGTTGATTTATGTAAAAAACAAGGGATCAAGTATTTTGAGTTTTCTCATCTTTTTACACAATGGGGAGCAAATCATGCGCCGAAAATAGTTGGATATGAAAATGGAGAATTGAAACAATTATTTGGCTGGGAAACGGATGCAATGAGTCCTGAATATCGAGGTTTTCTTCAGCAATTTATTCCTAGTTTGATAGAATTTATTAACCAGAATAGTTTAGAAGATCAATGCTTTTTCCATGTTTCGGATGAGCCGCATCTAACCCAGGTTGAATCTTATAAAAATGCTAGTTTAATCCTGCAAGAATTACTAAAGGATTTTCCAGTTATTGACGCGCTTTCAGACTATACCTTCTATGAAAAAGGCATTGTCCAAAATCCGATTCCATCCAATGATCATATCAATGCCTTTATAGAGAATGGGGTAGAAAATCTTTGGACCTATTATTGCTGTGCCCAATATAAAAAGGTGGCAAACCGATTTTTCTCGATGCCATCGTTTCGTAATCGAGTTTTAGGTATCCAGCTATATAAATATAAAATCGCTGGCTTTCTTCATTGGGGTTATAATTTTTGGTATGCACAATATTCAAAAAAGGCGATTGATCCATTTAAAAATACTGATGCCAATTATGCATTCCCTTCCGGAGACGCTTTTCTCGTTTATCCGGGTGAAGATGGTCCGATTGAATCGATAAGACTCGAGGTAATGAATGAAGCACTGCAAGATTTAAGAGCGCTTCAATTGCTGGAAAGCGTCGTTGGAAGAGAACAAGTTTTAGCGCTTTTGCAAGACGGATTGGATTATGAAATAACCTTTGATCAATATCCTCAAGAACTAGAGTGGTACCTTCAAAAAAGGGAACAGATTAATGAAAAAATTAAGAGAGAAGGTGTAGTATGTCAGCATTAA
- a CDS encoding beta-galactosidase small subunit family protein, whose amino-acid sequence MGHPFIVNKTRWILFLHILENDQFTVINKNLFTDVNEYEARWTMLKDGEEIASDSISVSCKPLSSVTIDLKDVLANYVMEGNEYIITISFHTMKDSLWAEKGYEIAFDQFVLTDRIYVQSVPSLSLKNIEETNEQVKVEGETFSITVSKTSGFITSFIKQGVEVLAGPVVPNYWRALTDNDRGNKLGERAGIWEHAGRSAVLEQMNVKELDKTVQIETVLQLQTSPVSRCRIHYEITGDGEILVAFELLPGESLPEIPEIGIILPLVKSFEAFSWYGKGPHENYWDREKGAKIGLYSSTVENEFIPYLKPQEHGNKIDVRWFVIDNGAGVKLHVTSDSLLEMNAGAYSATELQEAGHTYQLPERTKTYLRVNHKQMGVGGDDSWNAKTHPEFTLFSDQTYQYSFILK is encoded by the coding sequence ATGGGCCACCCCTTCATAGTGAACAAGACGCGTTGGATCCTCTTCCTTCATATATTGGAGAATGATCAATTTACAGTCATCAATAAGAATTTATTTACCGATGTTAATGAATATGAAGCAAGGTGGACAATGCTGAAAGATGGGGAAGAAATAGCGAGTGACAGCATAAGTGTTTCCTGTAAGCCATTATCATCTGTAACGATTGACCTTAAAGATGTACTAGCAAACTATGTCATGGAAGGTAATGAATATATTATAACCATCAGCTTCCACACGATGAAAGATAGTCTTTGGGCCGAAAAGGGTTATGAAATTGCTTTTGATCAATTTGTCCTAACCGATCGAATCTATGTTCAATCAGTACCAAGTCTGTCCTTGAAAAACATAGAGGAAACAAATGAGCAAGTAAAAGTGGAGGGGGAGACATTCTCCATAACCGTAAGTAAAACATCTGGGTTCATTACTTCATTTATAAAACAGGGTGTGGAGGTTTTAGCTGGGCCAGTTGTACCAAATTATTGGCGAGCGCTAACCGATAATGACCGCGGGAATAAATTGGGTGAACGTGCGGGAATCTGGGAACATGCAGGCAGGAGTGCTGTTTTAGAGCAGATGAATGTAAAGGAACTGGATAAAACAGTTCAAATAGAAACAGTTCTACAATTACAAACCTCTCCTGTTTCAAGATGTAGGATTCATTATGAAATTACAGGAGATGGAGAAATCCTTGTGGCATTTGAGCTACTTCCTGGTGAATCCTTACCTGAGATTCCGGAAATCGGGATAATCCTTCCTTTAGTTAAATCGTTCGAAGCGTTTTCTTGGTACGGAAAAGGCCCTCATGAAAATTATTGGGACCGTGAAAAAGGTGCGAAAATTGGCCTCTACTCATCAACAGTGGAAAATGAATTCATACCGTATTTAAAGCCGCAGGAACATGGGAATAAAATTGATGTTCGTTGGTTTGTAATTGACAATGGTGCTGGGGTGAAGCTCCACGTTACGAGTGATTCATTACTCGAAATGAATGCGGGTGCTTACTCTGCCACAGAATTGCAGGAAGCAGGCCATACGTATCAATTGCCTGAAAGAACAAAAACGTATTTAAGAGTAAATCATAAGCAAATGGGTGTCGGCGGAGATGATTCTTGGAATGCAAAGACGCATCCTGAATTCACATTATTTTCTGATCAAACATATCAATATTCATTTATTTTAAAATAA
- a CDS encoding ROK family protein, with the protein MKHYLAFDIGGTQIKYGIVTENGEILSHFMMDTEAHLGGRAIIDKVIAAGKSIVADHSLSGIAISTAGQVNFHTGTIVAAGDTIPHYTGVEIKKLVSEALGLPVEVRNDVDCAALGEMWLGDHGSSNFIALTVGTGIGGAIVIDGKMYSGHSFSAGEWGYMLVDGEPFEKNASVSGLIQFANHYKETRQWTGKEIFDLYDQSDEEIQMAVRQFFRYLAMGISNLIYIFNPEKVIIGGGITARGEKFLQEVKEEVEKYLLPSFNKNTEIVLAKLSNHAGMIGAVYHFLHSQKEELTKC; encoded by the coding sequence ATGAAGCACTATCTGGCCTTTGATATCGGAGGAACACAAATTAAATACGGGATTGTGACCGAAAATGGAGAAATTCTTTCTCACTTTATGATGGATACAGAAGCCCATCTCGGTGGCCGGGCGATCATCGATAAAGTAATTGCAGCAGGAAAAAGCATTGTGGCGGACCATTCCCTCAGTGGAATTGCCATCAGCACAGCCGGACAGGTTAATTTCCATACGGGAACAATTGTCGCTGCTGGTGATACAATTCCGCATTATACGGGTGTCGAAATCAAGAAGCTTGTCAGTGAGGCCCTCGGACTGCCAGTTGAAGTTAGAAACGATGTAGACTGTGCAGCCCTTGGTGAGATGTGGCTTGGTGATCACGGCTCAAGCAATTTCATTGCTTTGACCGTGGGGACAGGCATCGGCGGAGCGATTGTTATTGATGGAAAAATGTATTCGGGGCATTCATTCAGTGCTGGGGAATGGGGCTATATGCTTGTTGACGGAGAACCCTTTGAAAAAAATGCCTCAGTGTCTGGATTAATTCAGTTTGCCAATCACTATAAAGAAACACGTCAATGGACCGGAAAAGAAATTTTTGATTTATATGACCAAAGTGATGAAGAGATTCAGATGGCTGTCAGACAGTTTTTCCGTTATTTAGCGATGGGCATCTCGAATCTTATTTATATTTTTAACCCGGAAAAAGTCATCATAGGCGGCGGCATTACAGCTCGGGGAGAGAAGTTTTTGCAGGAAGTAAAAGAGGAAGTCGAAAAATATTTGTTACCTTCCTTTAATAAAAATACGGAAATTGTTCTTGCTAAACTATCCAATCATGCCGGAATGATTGGGGCGGTTTACCACTTTTTACATTCTCAAAAAGAAGAGTTGACTAAGTGTTAG
- a CDS encoding N-acetylmannosamine-6-phosphate 2-epimerase: MSMHPFFSIIHKDLIVSCQALEHEPLHGSDIMAKMAQAAKEGGACAIRSNSAVDVAAIKKRTGLPVIGLVKRDYPDSEIYITATLKEVKELLAAKADVIALDATYRKRPNGETLKDLVDYIHEHSNALVMADIATIRDAEYALECGVDMVSTTLSGYTDDSPKQHDPDFELVEQLSQRLPIPVIAEGRIQTPEQARRMLELGAWSIVVGGAISRPQLITKAFAEGIR, from the coding sequence ATGAGCATGCACCCTTTTTTCTCAATTATACACAAAGATTTAATTGTATCTTGTCAAGCACTTGAACATGAGCCGCTGCACGGATCCGATATCATGGCGAAAATGGCTCAGGCTGCCAAAGAAGGCGGGGCATGTGCCATTCGAAGCAATTCGGCAGTGGATGTTGCCGCGATTAAAAAACGAACAGGTCTTCCGGTCATTGGGTTGGTCAAGCGTGACTATCCAGACAGTGAAATCTATATCACAGCAACCCTTAAAGAAGTAAAGGAGCTACTGGCAGCAAAGGCTGATGTAATTGCACTTGATGCCACTTATCGTAAGCGGCCAAATGGGGAAACCTTAAAGGATTTAGTCGACTATATTCATGAACATAGTAATGCGTTAGTAATGGCGGATATTGCAACTATAAGGGATGCGGAATATGCGCTAGAATGCGGTGTAGATATGGTCTCTACGACTCTTTCAGGCTATACGGATGACAGTCCAAAACAACATGATCCAGATTTTGAACTAGTTGAACAGCTCTCCCAACGATTACCGATCCCTGTCATTGCCGAAGGACGCATCCAAACACCAGAGCAAGCACGCAGAATGCTGGAATTAGGTGCTTGGTCGATCGTAGTAGGTGGCGCAATCTCAAGACCCCAATTAATCACAAAAGCTTTTGCGGAGGGAATTCGCTAA
- a CDS encoding dihydrodipicolinate synthase family protein, which translates to MKAWDLDQFKGVFVAMYSAYDEAGEVCEDRVKKLARSYVNSGVTGLYVGGSSGEGILQTAEERKKVVEAVTEEVGRELTIIVHVGANSTKESKELAIHAEKCGAHAISAVPAIYYRLSEQSVEKHWQEMIDSTSLPFIIYNIPQTTGFNLTQSLFQKMAAEEKVIGIKMSGESVFDLQQFKANAGKEFLVYNGPDEQFLGGRIMGADGGIGGTYGVMPELFCSLDQLYRANDIEKAQELQFEINSVIKKLLSYPSLYGACKYILSLRNIETGAPRLPLLPVLEEDYASLSDLNDHIQRLVNTYTNEVEKVL; encoded by the coding sequence ATGAAAGCTTGGGATTTAGACCAATTTAAAGGTGTATTTGTTGCGATGTATTCTGCCTATGATGAGGCAGGCGAGGTTTGTGAGGATAGAGTGAAAAAGCTTGCCCGCTCTTATGTAAATAGCGGGGTAACGGGTTTATATGTCGGAGGCAGCTCTGGCGAGGGGATCCTGCAAACAGCAGAAGAAAGAAAGAAAGTAGTAGAAGCTGTTACAGAGGAGGTTGGCCGCGAGCTAACGATTATCGTCCATGTTGGGGCAAACTCTACAAAAGAAAGTAAGGAACTTGCGATTCATGCAGAAAAATGCGGCGCCCATGCGATCTCAGCCGTTCCAGCAATCTATTACCGTTTGTCTGAACAATCCGTTGAAAAGCATTGGCAGGAAATGATTGACAGCACATCATTGCCATTTATAATTTACAATATTCCGCAGACAACAGGATTTAATTTGACTCAATCACTATTCCAAAAAATGGCTGCGGAGGAAAAAGTAATCGGGATTAAGATGTCTGGAGAAAGTGTTTTTGACTTACAACAATTCAAAGCAAATGCTGGAAAAGAGTTTCTCGTTTACAACGGACCAGATGAGCAATTCTTAGGCGGCCGAATCATGGGAGCAGATGGCGGCATTGGCGGAACTTATGGAGTTATGCCGGAACTATTCTGTTCACTTGACCAATTGTATCGCGCCAATGATATCGAAAAAGCTCAGGAATTACAATTTGAGATTAATAGCGTTATTAAAAAGCTATTAAGCTATCCATCTTTATATGGTGCTTGTAAGTATATTTTATCCTTACGAAATATTGAAACGGGTGCCCCAAGGCTTCCATTATTACCAGTATTAGAGGAGGATTACGCTTCCTTGTCTGATTTAAATGATCATATCCAGCGATTGGTTAACACCTATACAAATGAAGTGGAAAAGGTACTTTAA
- a CDS encoding Gfo/Idh/MocA family protein: MTQVRIGVIGTGLRSSIARYWHNPEGNSVIVGAADVSLKALEKFKNEIDKDIFVTTDYKELLEREDIDAVAILSPDHLHEEHAAAALQAGKHVYCEKPLAITPEGCDRIIDEAEKSGKHLMIGFNMRYMSMYQTMKEIIDSGVIGDIKAVWVRHFVGLGGYYYYHDWHGTRANTTSLLLQKASHDIDVIHWLTSSYATKVSAFGSLDYYGGDQPNDLHCPDCEIKDTCPDVSLKTLTQCAFRQEIDVEDNNMLIMELEGGIKASYMQCHFTPDYSRNYTFIGTKGRLENDDVNDKVYVKTRKSGSWHEMSDITYEMKKMSGTHGGADPRICQDFVNLVLHNKQPLTTPFAGRMSVAVGCAATESIRSGGKVVKIDQGRHKPNQSSLEPVKS; this comes from the coding sequence ATGACACAGGTAAGAATCGGTGTAATTGGTACAGGCTTAAGGAGTTCGATTGCGAGGTATTGGCATAACCCTGAGGGAAATTCAGTGATTGTTGGCGCAGCCGATGTATCTTTGAAAGCACTGGAAAAATTTAAAAATGAGATTGATAAAGATATTTTTGTAACCACCGATTATAAGGAACTGCTTGAAAGGGAAGACATCGATGCCGTGGCCATTTTATCGCCCGATCATTTACACGAAGAACATGCAGCAGCGGCATTGCAGGCAGGAAAACATGTTTATTGTGAAAAGCCTTTGGCCATCACCCCTGAAGGATGCGACAGGATTATTGATGAAGCAGAAAAGTCAGGAAAACATTTAATGATTGGTTTTAATATGCGCTATATGAGCATGTACCAAACCATGAAAGAAATTATTGACTCAGGTGTCATTGGCGACATCAAAGCCGTATGGGTGAGGCATTTTGTCGGGCTCGGGGGATATTATTATTACCATGATTGGCACGGTACGAGAGCAAATACAACCTCATTATTATTACAAAAAGCTTCTCATGATATTGATGTGATTCATTGGCTGACAAGCAGTTATGCAACAAAAGTCTCCGCTTTTGGAAGTCTTGATTATTACGGCGGAGATCAACCGAATGATCTGCATTGCCCGGATTGCGAAATCAAAGATACTTGTCCAGATGTTAGTCTAAAAACATTAACACAGTGTGCCTTCAGACAAGAAATCGATGTGGAAGATAATAATATGCTGATTATGGAGTTGGAAGGCGGGATTAAAGCTTCGTATATGCAATGTCATTTTACCCCTGATTATTCCCGGAATTATACCTTTATTGGAACAAAAGGACGTCTCGAAAATGATGATGTGAATGACAAGGTCTATGTGAAAACAAGAAAATCAGGTTCATGGCACGAGATGAGTGATATCACCTATGAAATGAAGAAAATGTCTGGTACTCATGGAGGGGCAGATCCACGCATCTGTCAGGACTTTGTGAATTTAGTTTTACACAATAAGCAGCCTTTAACAACGCCTTTTGCCGGCCGGATGAGTGTAGCCGTTGGCTGTGCAGCAACGGAATCGATTCGCTCAGGCGGAAAAGTCGTCAAGATTGACCAAGGAAGACATAAACCAAATCAATCAAGTTTAGAGCCAGTAAAATCATAG
- a CDS encoding YesL family protein — MFQTGGYMEKLNTIMEWIMRFFVLQLIWIVFCLVGLVIGGIFPATFTMFAICRKWLNKQTEFPIFRTFWDMYRKGFLKTNLLGWVITLTGLSLYYYFQLFKGSEGMIDLVLLIAVWIAAILYLMTVLLIIPVYVHFDIKLINVIKYALIIAISNPFHCLSMAALIMGFCMVIILIPGLFPFFSFSVLAFGLMWMAKLAFTRMEQKVLKLEKINNSLV, encoded by the coding sequence ATGTTTCAGACAGGTGGCTACATGGAGAAGTTAAACACAATTATGGAATGGATTATGAGGTTCTTTGTCCTTCAATTAATTTGGATAGTATTCTGTCTTGTGGGTCTGGTGATTGGAGGCATATTCCCGGCAACTTTTACGATGTTTGCCATTTGCCGAAAATGGCTCAATAAACAAACGGAATTTCCCATTTTTCGAACGTTCTGGGATATGTACCGTAAAGGCTTTCTAAAGACCAATCTACTGGGTTGGGTTATTACGTTAACGGGCTTGAGTCTCTATTATTATTTCCAACTGTTCAAAGGGTCAGAGGGAATGATCGATCTCGTATTGCTCATTGCCGTGTGGATTGCGGCCATCCTTTATTTAATGACGGTCCTGCTTATTATTCCAGTCTATGTTCATTTTGATATCAAACTGATTAATGTCATTAAGTATGCACTGATTATTGCTATTTCAAATCCATTCCATTGTCTAAGTATGGCGGCGCTTATCATGGGCTTTTGCATGGTGATCATTCTTATTCCTGGACTATTTCCGTTTTTTAGTTTCAGTGTGCTGGCGTTTGGACTAATGTGGATGGCAAAATTAGCCTTTACGAGAATGGAGCAAAAGGTTTTAAAATTAGAGAAGATAAATAATAGCTTAGTATAA